One part of the Humulus lupulus chromosome 9, drHumLupu1.1, whole genome shotgun sequence genome encodes these proteins:
- the LOC133800240 gene encoding uncharacterized protein LOC133800240: MKQQQEMIKRQEEMMRQFMEQMKGQHSGFGGSSHASVPNYGSPIDQVTPSHQASPKSQDQPLAPPPPQPEEAPVFIPTPGSNQDKMIECKFALGSITNIVGRGYILVTSSSDIHGENLGENYRGAIEFADQPDALLVNPIPDSEIYTVKQAIGSLIRWPKSLVIFNGATQEVVKKKGKQAGKKTSLPLAPQTQKLVPKRAPKESLSQEVQQPSSLSPKLRQVFEIVNAWTKHDYAVEVSIDFDVFGHACEYFALFRDEILEFCRNEMIGQSCIVFYMRILYQTLLLDEEKKGSLLFMNPNKVSTSVTRADSRAQALCDRMLYCTSKKQDWGALDVIFIISPFALLLFSRSSQCTIR; this comes from the exons atgaaacaacaacaagaaatgaTCAAAAGACAAGAGGAAATGATGCGACAGTTTATGGAACAGATGAAAGGACAACATAGTGGCTTTGGAGGATCTTCTCATGCGTCAGTGCCAAACTATGGATCACCCATAGATCAGGTGACACCATCTCATCAAGCATCACCGAAATCGCAGGATCAACCTCTAGCACCCCCGCCCCCACAACCAGAAGAGGCACCTGTGTTTATCCCCACTCCTGGATCAAATCAG GATAAAATGATTGAATGCAAATTTGCATTAGGCTCTATCACCAACATCGTTGGTAGGGGATACATTCTAGTTACTAGTAGCTCAGACATCCATGGAGAAAACTTAGGAGAAAACTACCGCGGTGCAATTGAGTTTGCTGACCAACCTGATGCTCTACTTGTTAACCCGATCCCTGACAGTGAGATTTATACAGTCAAACAAGCTATTGGGAGTTTGATACGTTGGCCCAAGTCGCTAGTCATCTTCAATGGAGCGACACAG GAGGTcgtgaaaaaaaaaggaaagcaaGCTGGGAAAAAAACTTCTCTACCATTAGCACCACAAACTCAAAAACTAGTTCCAAAACGAGCGCCTAAGGAGTCATTGTCACAAGAGGTGCAACAACCATCTTCATTGTCGCCTAAGTTAAGACAAGTTTTTGAAATCGTCAATGCTTGGACTAAACATGATTATGCCGTTGAAGTGTCTATTGACTTTGATGTGTTTGGCCATGCTTGTGAATATTTTGCTCTATTTCGGGATGAAATACTTGAATTTTGTAGAAATGAGATGATTGGACAATCATGTATTGTCTTCTACATGAG GATTTTGTACCAGACACTATTATTAGACGAGGAAAAGAAAGGATCATTGTTGTTTATGAATCCGAATAAGGTTTCTACTTCCGTGACTCGTGCAGATAGTCGTGCTCAAGCTTTATGTGATAGGATGTTATATTGCACGTCTAAAAAACAAGATTGG GGAGCATtggatgttatttttattatttccCCATTTgcattattgttgttttctcgATCCTCTCAATGCACCATTAGATAA